The Streptomyces sp. SS1-1 genome has a segment encoding these proteins:
- a CDS encoding TetR/AcrR family transcriptional regulator yields the protein MTRSTRQGEGTRGTRQARSDRSREQILLAALDLALEHGYQGTTMAAVSASSGLPIGSVYWHFKSKEQLFVALLEHCYKAWMELHSGPEGLRRKLSRGIAGLSGADPEHYTKEEALLKAAAIWALSRQLGGLGEDNEVRAAYLRMRVEMFKVDVERITESVPVDVVERFPELPTRLTVLSLALTDGFYVHANSDVHLELDFAGYADMAARALEGLVDDYARQAAEAR from the coding sequence ATGACGCGGAGCACACGGCAGGGCGAGGGCACCAGGGGCACGCGGCAGGCCCGCTCGGACAGGAGCCGGGAGCAGATCCTGCTGGCGGCGCTGGACCTGGCACTGGAGCACGGCTACCAGGGCACGACCATGGCGGCGGTCAGCGCGTCCTCCGGTCTGCCGATCGGCTCGGTCTACTGGCACTTCAAGAGCAAGGAACAGCTCTTCGTCGCCCTGCTCGAGCACTGCTACAAGGCCTGGATGGAGCTCCACTCCGGCCCGGAGGGGCTGCGCCGCAAACTGTCCCGGGGCATCGCCGGCCTGTCCGGCGCCGACCCCGAGCACTACACCAAGGAGGAGGCGCTGCTCAAGGCCGCCGCGATCTGGGCGCTGAGCAGGCAGCTGGGCGGTCTGGGCGAGGACAACGAGGTCCGCGCGGCGTATCTGCGGATGCGGGTGGAGATGTTCAAGGTGGACGTCGAGCGGATCACCGAGTCCGTCCCCGTGGACGTCGTCGAGCGCTTCCCCGAACTGCCCACCCGGCTCACCGTGCTGAGCCTGGCGCTGACCGACGGCTTCTATGTGCACGCCAACTCCGACGTGCACCTGGAGCTGGACTTCGCCGGGTACGCGGACATGGCCGCGCGGGCCCTGGAGGGCCTGGTGGACGACTACGCCCGCCAGGCCGCCGAGGCGCGGTAG